TTAATTTGCTTCTCCCATGCATTTATTGCATGCCCTTACATGTTGAAAGGTAACTAAATCCATGTGTATTCCTTCCACAAGAGTAGTTGTGTCATAAGCAGTCACGACTGAACATCATCTCCAAAAACAATCCAGTGAGTGGATTTCTCCACTGCTAAGGGCAtgctttattaaaaatacattcctGTTGCCAGGTTTACGTGAATCTAGATAAGCACTAGGTCAAGAAACTGTAATACTGCTGTGACTACTATGTGATAACAGCTAAAATGATACCATCTGGTAGAATCAGCCCTCATCTACAGGGCTGAGACTGTTAAACTGAGGATTATACATTCACTATTTCCTTTGAGTTTTGCGCTCTTGGGAACGTGTGTATGTGCGGCTCAAGTGTGAGTGCAATCTTTCTCCAGTGAGTTTCTGGCTCAATAGAGATGATAAGAACCAACACTGTCCATTTAAATGTCTATCCCCTACATTGGTAAAATAGTGAATGCATACTGTatttgtcacacttacatttttacatatatctggagaactgtTTATTCAGTGAGGATGAAACCTGGCAAGTGCTATATGGATCACCTCTCTGCATGGATGACATTCTGAACTAGTTTATGATGCTGAGCTTGGTTTCTTGTCCAGCTGTGGTTGCATGTTACTATCACACTTTTGCTTGTTCCACTCCTGTACAACCCTTGCTTtagtttttcaaaatgtctgtggGAAAAGAGGAGTAAAATCCAGGTGTCAATTGGGTTTCCTAGACTTCCTCAAAACAATGCTTTCACTTCTGATTTTCTGATTGTGACACCTTGCCAAACTCTTGTCACATTTAGTCTGTCACGAAGACTAATTTAGCCAATAAAATAAATCTGATGCATTTGTTACAACTTTCTGTTCAGGTAGGTTCACATTGTAAAACAGTCGGACTTAGATTTTAGAATAAAAAGTATGCTTGGGTATCTTCCATACATACTCGCATCTCAATTCCCCCGGTCATTAAATGGGTGTTAATTGACCATTGACCATTGTCATAGGTGCCTTTTACCAGTTTTGAAAGCTGTAATAAAGTTAATTGGTTCAAACAGAGCCACTCTAATGATTAACAAGAATTAAACACTTCATTTATTTAGATAGACAAGATTGTATTAACAAATAGCACAGATAATTACTGAAGTTAACATGTATAAAGGAGAAAAGCAAATTGTTGATCATATTTAGCCATTAATGTTCAATTTAATATTTGTTGCTCTCCTAACAGGTAGTAATTGGatcaaacagcatttaaatcagcaacacattcccccccccccccccccttgcaagATGCGATTGTTTTTCTTAATCCTTGAGTAAGGAGGAAATTATGATGATCAGATCCAGAATTATACTAGACCGTACAAGAATGTCTGGAAAGCGTGTTTTGTGTGTCAAGGTTTAACACCTAGCCAGAACATATtattaaggctacgattttggcactgtcattttttgtacatttcacaacgaaaaaaaaaaaaaaacagtacaccaaaaccaataatataaagactattgcttttgactacaGACAAGTTTAAACGTTACTTTAGAGTACACGCTTTAGAgggtctttacagaaaacagctctctcacattatttttattttagctgtCCCCCATTTACATGCTTGTTTGTGAGATTATCTCATTCACTGACCTACAACATAGCTACACGTAAAAGCTGCGTACATacgcaaccaaacaatttacagacacTCGATTAGTATtgtcagtgcatgacatactgcattttttaaaggaaataaaggaagcgcctaatcaaatgtgtttttacatccatttccaagatttcacagactttattAGAcaaaggagatgtgataccttttattggactaactaatcaataattaatcacaagctttcaagacctcaaaggtctcttcttcaggtgaaagtagaaaagaCAGATCtcttttagcttttttttctctttcctattttcacctgaagagacctttgaggtcttgaaagcttgtgattaattagtgtttagttagtccaataactatcatctctggactaatACGGCTACCATTTAATTTATCACAGACTttattcaaattcacgattttcactaattctgtgacaaaatcgtagccgtACCTATTAtctcttatttatttatcattgGCTGTATGTTGAAAGCAACAGAGAAATGACAGTATATTCTAGTTTGGCTATAGAAAGCATTTGGGTATCATCTGTTTTTATACAAACAAAGCAAGTTAACAGTTTCAAGAAAGCTTGTAACTTTGCAATAACTAATTGCAATAATACCCACCAAAGTGGGCTCTGAGGTTACAACCTAGTTTTTGCCATCAATATTTGGTCTGTATATTTATTGTTTATATGGTAAATTCCTGCATAAGCATAATACATAGTGCCATGTGTTTAATTGTAAATTACGGTTGGTTGTCAGAAAACAGACGTCCTATATTTGGAgtaaagtgtaaaaagtggtaTTGCCATATTGCAAGAGGTTAATGGCCATACAGACGCTGTTTTCATAATACAATGCTTCGAGTCCTCCAATATAACTACTGCCTGTGTAACGTTCTAAAGTTTAAACAGTAATTCTGCTTTATCTTTGAACATATGGGAAAATAAGAATCAAAACTCATGAATTAAATaaatttaaccattttatttgtGAAAAACTACAAGCAGAATTCATAAATAGACATTTCTATTTGAAGCAGGAGAAATGATAAAGTGGCCTCTAATAACAGTCGTGCACATGCCAGTTAACATtaatatattaacattttatttgctAGACAAACAGCAGGACCTATTAAAAGTTCCCAAAAAACATTGAAAGACCTGGAAATTTAAATCAGCTCACAAAACCACCAATAACACTTTAGCatgtggaaaaaataaaataacaggctGTTGACCCTACATAATTTACAGAGCAAAAACTTCCAACGCATTTTACAAGACATCTTTTTAgggcaaataaaaaatatagcttgtataatacattaacataaaaaataaaaacaagattatGTGCTGCCGGATTTAAAAGAAGCATTCTGTATTTGGGTCTCCAACAAACAAAgctaaaagaaataataaaataaaataatgtaaccaTCTTTACACAGTAAATTAAGGTTACAAGTCATACACAAGAACAGAACTGCTTGCGCGTTAAAAACTGTAAAGCTCCATTTTCATACTCTAAATGTTGGCTTATGAACCATTTCAAGTTACatacaagcattttttttttttttttttttttttaatatatccaGCAAATATTAAATTCAATAATTTAAGATACAAttgatacatttttacaaaagtaGATAGAGTATGAGATTTGGTAAGGCATGTGAAACGCCATTTACTGTGGATTGTGAACTAGGCTGCTTTATTTCATGTATTGCAGTGTAAATTTAAGCAGTTGAGTCAGTGATTCCAACAAATGGCccatcattttaaaattaaagtgaATGGAAAGTATTTATCTTCCTGTGTAAATCCTGTCATGAATACAGCTTATTGCCCATCACATCTGACCAAGCCTTGGCTTGTTCAACTGATGTGATGACATAACATTATGGacagacaaatacaaaataaaaatcatgttGAATAACTATTTTGAATCCGAGCATGGTTTTATAACTACATGAcaatttatgttatttaaaagaGCAACTACAGAAAAGGCATTACTTTCAAACAGACATTTTGTTTGGTTAGAAATAAATGACAATGAACGAGGTTTGGAATTTAGAATAATTTGAACAATACGTTTATACTATCTGTGCACAAATTCAGTACAAGTATCATGTTAAAATGTGACTTGTCCCCCAAGTCTCCACGGTCGTATTCTGCCTGTTTGGCTGTAAAGTTCTTACAGTGTATGAAGGAGGCACTACTGAAAGGCTGCTACAGAAGGTTCTGCATGAATGAACCGGGACCCAACAGCCTACAAGTAGCTGGTTATTGTACCACAAAAGATCAGCACCTTTGAAAGTAATATAGTTGTTTTAATGCTTTAGGAGTCTGTTTAATTTACATGAATGTTGACAACCAGAGTACATTTttcactttaattttttttaattgctagcTGTGCAAAATATACAGTTAGAGTGAGATTTAGTAGGCATTACATGTATTTTATCTTGAAGTTATAGTGAATATTTGTTGTTATCTTTATTAAGTAAAGTGTTTACACTTATGTTACTAAATGAACTGGACAAGAACTGCATTTAGGTTTTTAATGGGTTTAATcccatttatattttaattggtTTTACATTCATTTGAAAACCTAgtatttttgttctgtgtttgtgCTAAACACTTAAATTCCTTTGGTCtgtcaataaataattaaacatttaagttcatcattttaaaagaaaacatactTGTATTCTTGATACAAGATGAACAAAAAtgccccaaaaaataaaataaaaataaacataacgaCTTTTAAATGGCAGAGTAAACTTAATAGTAACTTGAAAGTAAATGTAAATGGGACCCATGCCTTTAAGGTATTTTAGACTAAGCTAATGCAATGCTATTTCTATTCAGATATTTTTTATCCACCTTCATTTCATTTCCAGCAGAGTTCTCAATTATGACCAAACTTAATAATCCATTCCCAAATCAGATAGTTGTCCAGTTGAAACAAAGTTGTTGTTTTGCACCACAGCAGCTTCTAAGAAAAGTTAGAACATAAATGCGTGGAGTCACACAGTTTTACTCCAGAGACCTGAAAAGAAACTGGCCAACACGTGAACATGTAGATACATTTCAAAAGTTAAAAGCAGGTATCCCAATGGCTGCTCCACATACAAGGCTATTTAAAATTTCAAAACAAAATGAGCTCCACACAAACTGCAAAAACTGTCAGTCTCCTCCATCATCCATTAGTTTTAAAACATAGACCCTACAGAACATTCCAAGATTGGAAAATTATGCCTCCAGCTTCTCCTTTGTGAATATACAATTCCAACACAGaggaacagagaaacacacagtggGTGGCAAGTTACACAGGGAACATGGACCGCAAAATGCAACCATATCAGTTTGTTCTTCGTTTGATGGATGAAACATGAAATTTGCTTCAAGAGTAATTCAAATTTCTTAAAGGATAATGTCGTGAAGACtttgaaattcttttttatttattttttttatccaaaaacAGACTTCCGCATCTTCTgcaaaataatattgtaatttgAGCATTCACGGACTGTTGATTTTTTTGCTCAATAATTCCACTTTAAATAAATGGTGTTACACAGAAttagcttctgtttttttttttttttgtaaacaggaCAGTCCCAGTCATGTAACTGTTCCAAGCTGGTTTTACTTCAGTGTAGGAAGCACCAGTGCTTTAGATGTCAGATGTAAATAACTTTGTTTTAATCAAACAAACTGactgcaaatatttaaaaaagcatcGTTGCTAGCAGAAAAACAACCTATAAAAAGGTTGTGTTGAAAGGGATGTAATCtgcaaaagtaataaataaagcCAATAATGAAAGAAAATAGTTAAAATGTACATGAGAAACTATGCACAGcagattttataaaaaaaaaaaaaaaaaaaaaaaagtaggttcAGCCGCACATCCATTTACAAATGATTGTTAGGAAAATGATATAAAACAATGAAATACAGAAGTGTCAGGGTGCAAAATTCCTTTTTTGACCAGAAGCCCACGTAAATCTGTATTCGGCCTGAAGATGTTGAGAATGGGTCCAAAGAAACATCCAAACAGGTGCATCCAGGAAAGGATAATTGCAAGTATCCAAGAAGCAGGCAGGTGGAGGATCTGAATTTCATACCCTGATTATTTCTGACATTTCCATGTGCAATGCTCAGTAGGATTCATCGTGTCCTACAGACATGTGTCCTTTTGGCGTTGAGGAACGCGATGAGCCTTTGTCTGTACTTTCGGATCCAGAGCCACTCTGGTGCTGCCGTTCTGAGCCTGTGCTAGACGTCACTGTGGATGAAGATGTGGAAGAGGAACGTGTTTTTTCTTTAAAGTCTGTGATAATTACTGTGACGTTCCCCACTGTTACTGCAAGTTGCTGTGCAGTACTTCTGTCCACATTTTTCAGTTTGGGCCTGGCAACAAGAAAAGCATTTAAAATTGGGAAATTGTAATTTCCTTCTCTGTAGCTATTACATCAGACATTTACAGGCATAACAACATATCCTACAGTTATCCTTCTATGActaatttattaaatattttaaacagtgtgtgtgtgtttgggttaTGAGTTTTATTAAAAATACGTTTGAAAAAAAATTCAGTGTGTTCTAAAGTGCTCTTTGAGTCAATTAGCTTGATGCAACAAGGGCAAATGTACATTCCAAACTATTTTGACTAAAGTTATGACTCATTCAATTCCCCTTCACTTTATAACATTTGAATTAACATTTGAACAAAGCCACCTACATTAAATGCTAGATCACTGTTGAACAGAAAAACCACAGTGCACATGTAAATGACAAGTGGTTGAAAGATAAAATCTTACTCAACCACACATGCTCATCCAAATAAGGGCGATTTACTGCATCTGATGTCAAATATGATGCAAAATTGCCGTGAAATTAGATGGATGATACGTGGAGATCCTAGATTTTAAGATCattctattttaaaatgctgtaattAGAAGAAGCGGTTCTCAGACATGTGTCCAataccttcatcagtgttatgttTGCCTatttgactttgtttcttatagTTCTATCAAGatttataaagaaatgtaaatgaaTACCTTGAAATGTGGGAAATGTCTGTCTTTCTTGCAGCATTTCCAGATTGTATACTGTTGACGTCACTGGGTGGGCCTTGCAGGATGTCTGCCTTGGGtctatgaaaaagaaaaatagtgTCATTCTGCTGTACAGTTTCATTATTAATGTGCTTTCTGCAACATAAAAGGTAATCCTCAGTAGTTCAGACCTTAAATTATGgaactattcatttattttggtagttttaaaaaacaattataattagACAGTATTTGATTGCAATTACATAAAAGCATCCCTTGCCACAATTTatagtattgttttttaaattggtcTCTAAAACAGATACTAAATGAATTGCTTGTCATCTATTTGATATCAAGCATTTGAAACAGTTTCTGGAACATGATGTTTTTGGTATagaggtactgacaatgtcgacccaagggactttctCCACccgaaaaaagaaagaaacaaggaccagtggtcacaaatggagattagataaaggggtattcagaacagaaaataggaggcactttattacacagagaattgtgagggtcttgaaccaactcccctgtaatgttgttgaagctgacactctggtatccttgaagaagctgcttgatgagattctgggatcaataagctactaataaccaaacaagcaagatgggtcgaatggcctcctctcgtttgtaaacttccttatgttctaaTAACTGAAAACAAAGCATGACCATTGCCAATACATACTTTGTCTTTTTGCTGCTAGGCTTTTTGGTCACAGCTGGGCGTATTTCTTTTTCCTTGTCCGGCCTTTCCTTCTCAAGTCTTTCTTTGTCAGGCCTTTCCTTCTCAAGTCTTTCTTTGTCAGGCCTTTCCCTCTCAAGTCTTTCTTTGTCAGGCTGTTCCCTCTCAAGTCTTTCTTTGTCAGGCTGTTCCCTCTCTGGCCGTTCCCTCTCAGGCCGTtcaaccttttcttttttctcctttttgGGAGGTGGAGGTGTGGCAAATTGCTGTGCAACTTGTTGTGCCACCAGTTGCGAGTTTATTCTGGgtttcctgtttttaaaaaaaaaaaaaaaaaaaaagagatttataCTTCGTATTAACTTCAGCCATTAGACCAACAAAATATGAACAATATGAACTTGGATTCTTTGCTTCACATGCTCATAGTATCTACCTTTTTCCTAGTAAGCTACATAACCAATTCTGTACAGCACAAAGCTATACTGTAACCAAATGATATTTAGATTTCTAAACATGATCAACAAAACATGTCCtatcagttttaaaaagaaaaggactttACTTCAGTCTTCAGTTACAACctacattaacactagaactgccacgggagtcattttgacagtttgaggttttcaaatttaaattaatcTGCGTGTCTGTAAGTTATgcagttgtccgtttatgacttttcctaaatacatgcatTTAATACCCAGACGGTATTTGACAGGCAAGatcacaaaaataacatttcagtTAGACGTTGCACTTGAAACCAGATGACAAGAACTGCAAATACAGCTACTGCTAGTAGATTTTGATGGCTTCTATCGGGTGACTAATTACAGTAGATCACACTTTATTGGTTTCAGGACCTTGAATACAATGACTTGGCCAAAGGATGGCTCAAGGATTGCCCTCAATCTGGAATatgcattactgtacattttagtTGAGATTCTGAAGCTACTGTACTTGTAGCTTGAGAGTTGCATCACTCGTCAGCAAGACAGTTTCATACCGGAGCAACAAATTCTTCTTAAATACTCTGATAAACAAGCCAAACAATCATTAAACATATCGCTCCATAGACGaggcaaataaaataaactggccAGGACATAACCCAGTTAAGTCTGTATTGGTTAAGTTTgcaattgtatttaaaaagtcaaaatacacatttcagaGCAACATTAGGCCTATGTTTACTTTATAATGGAAACCAATACAATTACAAGTGGAATAGGCTGGTAGCGGTATTTATCAAGGTACTACTCACAGTAAGAGAGAACTCTCCTAGTTGCCCTGGGTCAAGTGTGCTTGAGAAGTACACTATGTCGGTGAAAAGGTATCAAACTCATATCAGAAGCTGTGTGGGTGGACAGTGTCAGTTTCTTTTGTAGCTCGCCAGTCATACGCAATAAACTTGAGATATTGTACTTTCACCTGTTTTTTGACACTGAAAAACTACTTCTTGAGTAGGCCTGATACCTGTAGAAACTGCACCCATGTGATTATGCAGTGATTTCAGAAAATGGTTGCTCAAGCATCTACTATATGGTTGATACAATTTCCACATGCAATTAATGCCCAACAATAAATTACATTACAGAATTTCCCTTTTTCACTACTGTGACCCTGACAAATAGACACTTTTCACTTTCTATTCACACACAAACTATGAATGGATAACAGAAACAAATGCCTGAATAATAAACAACACTCCACAATAATACCAGCACCTGCAGGACCAACAAGCTAAACTGAAATAACTCCCTGGTCACAGGAACTGGACCATATCCAAACAATTTTAATCTTGCTTAAACCTACTTGTAACACATGTTGCACATGAACAACCTGCTGCTTCTGGAGTTCTTTACTCATGGTAGCATACTATTCATTACTAAATCAGAAGTGCCATCCTTCTTAATAAACACATTGCttgcagaattcgccccttcctcccCGACTACCGAAtgtacccctcccctcccctcctcccccccccccccccccctttccagaGCCCGCTcgttctccaccctcgccctgcagtggtgacACGACCTTCCCActgatatcaggactgctcaatccctgaccatcttctggtgcctcaagacacacctgttcagaaaGCATCTGTAAACCAcacaactctcaactatactggactatatggcacccagctGTACCAGTACTTACATTAGCTTGTACtccactgaactgctccatacatTGCCACATtgtactactgctcttaattataactacttcttGTATCGTGTATTTGACTTCTTTTACAGGTATctgtattcactttttttttttgtatttgctcttatttgaaatcattctcatccatttactgtacatactacgtgctcatactggacttatcatacaagcaaatatttttaatataagttgTAATGTgacactttgtactgtgataatttGTAACAAACTGCaagttgccctagataagggtgtctgctaataaataaataataataaattaataatacagaatacatattttaaacaaaaaaatagccGAGATGATTTCAATTATAAAACTATTGTACTGTAAATTACCAAATTACACACAGACAAGAATTGGACTTGAGCGGCTACGTTTAGTATTACTCTGAAATCTCAGGTGTTTCCAATATATGCCGGGATTTCAGCATAGAAACACGAGGGAATAGTGTGTTTGGGTTTCTCTGAAAACCCTGCTCTGGAGCCGAGTGAGAATGTTTGTCACACTTGGCAGCTTTTAGACCTCCTGTCTTCTCAGTAGGGCAGCATTCAGTTGATGAGATAATTAGTGCGGTGTCCCAGTTGCTCCGATTCATAACAGCTGGGGGACGTGTAAAAAGGCAGCAGATAATCCAAGTTGTTTAAAGCAAATGTTGAAATCTCCCCTGGAAATACTCAGACACTCGTGTATAACATGTATAATTCAACCACACTGAAGTTGCAGTCATTGGGAATAAGCTCATTCTTGAGTGCTAAAAAGGAGAAGGCACTGAGAAACACTTGTTTCTGTATACAGAGATAATGGAGGAGCAATCCAGCTCCACAACACATGCATAGCCATCTCTTGCAGGGTGGACTAAGCAAACGGATAAATAGATGTGGTTTCAGTAGTGCACAACAGTAGATCTTCAGCTACAACTGTCAAGTCAGGTTACTGAAACACCTTTTCAGTTTATTGCAGTAAATATACTACTACATGACAGATACTTAATCAGAAACTCCTATAGAAAACACTTCATACACAACGTAAAGTTAATTAAGAGTTAAGCTTTTCAATCTAATTAAGAGCTGAGAAAGGCATCTAGAGCAGTGTTTTGTCATACTGCACGCTTCCTGCAATTAATGGGAAACATCTGGCACTGACTGGCAATGATACTGTACAGTAATGGCAGACTGGATTTCAGGAGAGTATTTAAAGTACAACATATTGTACACACTGGACTTAACACTGCTGCTTGATACTCAAGATAATCACGTACGTCACAGTAAATCAATTAATACCTGATAAACTAATTTAAATATAGTACAAGTATTGTAATCTGTTTCTGCAAAATCATTTGTTAATATCTTTTCATTAAAGCAACACCTGCaataaaaacactatttaaacTGTGATAGGCCTACAGTATACTTTACCATTACCCATATAAAACTTataaccagggatcctaggaatctgtttgctgtggaataacaacgcagaaaaacacagattttctatgctgTTGAGAATTtgtagttttacacttggggtggggcaaaaaacatgcaaggctgtTGTTGTTATAACCAAATCAATATATTCAACTCaaacaattttgctttaaatttaataagcatacatgttcaataaaactgcttctggtgtacaggtGGTCAAGGTCGAACGAGGCACACTGTCAGATTCATGTTGAagcgtagctgcagtttactttagTACCCAGTGCGTTGTTACTACTGAACAAGCCATTTAAAGATACTgaaagcgattaaaaaaaatcacccctaaaaGATCAGGTTAAttagtttggcaatagccatcccaGTGACAACGACTAACTCGGAGATcaactaatatgaatactatttttgtattattactatacaggcatatttgtaatgtttaaagtaaaatggtattttttttttattattgattgatggcactggtgagcttgtaacttcctcAGAATTCCTTAGAATTTTATTGGGGTACTGTTCTCAGTTTTAGCCTTTTACATTAATTGCAGAAcaccacatatttttttttcttgacctgCAGAATgagttttcttttattctttcttttaacACCTCATGTCCTTACATTTTAGGGGTTAAACTTTCCTTGGCAAGGAATCTGTATTGTATTTGGCAGAAATCGTTCCCTCTTCGACTGAGGTTTATCAAAAGATCTCCAACAACGGAAACTAGATAT
This genomic stretch from Acipenser ruthenus chromosome 16, fAciRut3.2 maternal haplotype, whole genome shotgun sequence harbors:
- the rybpb gene encoding RING1 and YY1-binding protein B, whose protein sequence is MGDKKSPTRPKRQAKPAADDGFWDCSVCTFRNSAEAFKCSICDVRKGTSTRKPRINSQLVAQQVAQQFATPPPPKKEKKEKVERPERERPEREQPDKERLEREQPDKERLERERPDKERLEKERPDKERLEKERPDKEKEIRPAVTKKPSSKKTKPKADILQGPPSDVNSIQSGNAARKTDISHISRPKLKNVDRSTAQQLAVTVGNVTVIITDFKEKTRSSSTSSSTVTSSTGSERQHQSGSGSESTDKGSSRSSTPKGHMSVGHDESY